The Desulfobacterales bacterium genome contains a region encoding:
- a CDS encoding pyridoxal phosphate-dependent aminotransferase gives MIMSCSRILFADRCNWNLTPNDLSRLQKAKKIAGARIFDLTVSNPTQVGFDYDPEEILSAMSQPQSMVYEPDPHGLPCARQSVARYYGDQGKFIDIESIFLTASTSEAYTFLFKLLANPGDEILIPQPGYPLLSYLSGLESLQHIFYPLRYVEADGWHVDLELLEALINPKTRAIVVVSPNNPTGSCLKAHELTAIDDLCCRHGLALIVDEVFSDFVNGKDANRVKTAVNQTKCLSFVLSGFSKILALPQVKLGWIVVGGNPEICSEARDRLEMITDLYLSVSTTVQHAVERLLALRKPIQRQLLSRIDSNSRFLEAQLTCNENARMLMREGGWYAVIEITDWLSDEERALQLLEKDNIFVHPGYFYEFHKDGFLVVSLITPVDTFQTGISRMSARLNCTS, from the coding sequence ATGATTATGTCCTGCAGCAGAATCCTTTTTGCAGACCGATGCAACTGGAACCTCACCCCCAATGACCTGAGCCGCCTCCAGAAGGCAAAGAAAATCGCTGGCGCCCGGATTTTTGACTTGACGGTATCCAATCCCACACAGGTCGGGTTTGACTATGATCCGGAAGAAATTCTCAGTGCGATGTCACAACCCCAGTCAATGGTTTACGAACCCGATCCACATGGGTTACCATGCGCCAGGCAGTCGGTTGCCCGCTATTACGGTGACCAGGGTAAATTCATTGATATCGAGTCCATCTTTCTGACAGCCAGCACCAGCGAAGCCTACACCTTCCTCTTCAAACTGCTGGCCAATCCCGGGGATGAAATCCTGATCCCCCAGCCCGGATACCCGTTGTTGTCCTACCTGTCAGGACTTGAATCCCTGCAGCATATCTTTTATCCGCTGCGCTACGTCGAGGCGGACGGCTGGCATGTGGATCTGGAACTTTTAGAGGCGCTCATCAACCCGAAAACCCGTGCCATTGTCGTGGTCAGCCCCAACAACCCGACCGGCTCCTGCCTCAAGGCGCATGAACTGACGGCCATAGACGACCTGTGCTGCCGGCACGGCCTGGCCCTGATCGTGGATGAGGTATTTTCGGACTTTGTCAACGGGAAAGACGCCAACCGGGTGAAAACCGCGGTCAACCAGACAAAATGCCTCTCATTTGTCCTCAGCGGATTTTCCAAAATACTGGCCCTGCCGCAGGTCAAACTCGGGTGGATAGTGGTCGGGGGAAATCCGGAAATCTGCTCCGAAGCGAGGGATCGGCTTGAAATGATAACGGATCTGTATCTTTCGGTTTCCACTACGGTCCAGCATGCGGTGGAACGGCTGTTGGCGCTGAGAAAACCGATTCAGCGCCAGCTCCTTTCGCGTATCGATTCAAACAGCCGTTTTCTGGAAGCGCAGTTGACCTGTAATGAAAATGCCCGAATGCTGATGCGGGAGGGCGGCTGGTATGCCGTCATCGAAATCACCGATTGGTTATCCGATGAGGAACGCGCCCTGCAGTTGTTGGAAAAAGACAATATATTCGTTCATCCCGGCTACTTTTATGAATTTCATAAGGACGGTTTTCTGGTGGTCAGCCTCATCACCCCTGTCGACACATTTCAGACCGGAATATCGAGGATGTCGGCCAGATTGAATTGCACCTCATAA